A window of the Teredinibacter franksiae genome harbors these coding sequences:
- a CDS encoding phage tail protein, translating to MSDFYPPVGFHFRVEFGVDDVGDSDIFFREVSGLNMELEEETIVEGGENRFVQKLPVRAKYPDLVLKRGLLKDSAVGKWCRAAIQDLDIKPATVWVTLLNEQHEPLQTYCFINAWPKKWQISDFNAENSELVVESMDLAYQYFTVS from the coding sequence ATGAGTGACTTTTACCCGCCGGTTGGTTTCCATTTTCGAGTGGAATTTGGTGTGGATGATGTTGGCGATAGCGATATCTTTTTTCGCGAGGTTTCCGGTCTCAATATGGAACTCGAAGAGGAAACAATCGTTGAAGGTGGCGAAAATCGTTTTGTGCAAAAGCTGCCTGTTAGAGCTAAATATCCCGACTTAGTGCTTAAACGCGGCTTATTAAAAGATTCGGCTGTTGGTAAATGGTGTCGAGCGGCCATTCAGGATCTCGACATTAAGCCGGCAACTGTATGGGTAACGCTATTAAATGAGCAACATGAACCTCTGCAAACCTATTGTTTTATTAACGCTTGGCCGAAAAAGTGGCAAATTTCTGATTTTAATGCGGAAAATAGCGAGCTGGTTGTGGAATCGATGGATCTTGCTTACCAGTATTTTACCGTCAGTTAA
- a CDS encoding methyl-accepting chemotaxis protein, producing the protein MSFQGLSASANAEKDLMMGIVHQLSSKQEQNSGGQDEDVSLEGFANEVGRILDDYVSLFVDISDKSVQAVHNIQDMVKQLDSMFGLISDIRGIADQTNLLALNAAIEAARAGEAGRGFAVVADEVRKLSQDSNALNEQIRVRAEAAKNTVTNVEKVVGEIASLDMNIAIDAKGHLDAMLNELEMVNEKVAVSVSRGAEIGEEINSEIGNAVTALQSADRVSQFAQQITHYSQKMVEVFSVLTESKGSSKDLENVFVDIRQRIDELQLNTDPRGLTREKSTGDIELY; encoded by the coding sequence ATGAGCTTCCAAGGCTTGTCAGCCTCAGCGAATGCTGAAAAAGATCTTATGATGGGGATTGTCCATCAGCTTTCGAGTAAGCAGGAACAAAATAGTGGTGGGCAGGATGAAGACGTTTCCCTCGAGGGCTTCGCTAACGAAGTAGGCCGAATACTGGATGATTATGTCAGCCTGTTTGTTGATATTAGCGATAAAAGTGTCCAGGCCGTCCATAATATTCAAGACATGGTGAAGCAATTGGATAGCATGTTTGGCTTAATCTCCGATATTCGAGGAATAGCCGATCAAACTAATTTATTGGCACTCAATGCCGCCATTGAAGCGGCAAGGGCAGGTGAAGCAGGGCGTGGTTTTGCCGTCGTTGCGGATGAAGTTAGAAAGCTATCGCAAGACTCAAATGCATTGAATGAACAAATACGTGTGCGAGCAGAAGCGGCAAAAAATACGGTTACAAATGTGGAGAAAGTTGTAGGCGAAATTGCCTCCCTGGATATGAATATTGCCATTGATGCTAAGGGCCATTTGGATGCCATGCTGAATGAGTTGGAAATGGTGAACGAAAAAGTGGCTGTTAGTGTTAGTCGTGGCGCGGAAATTGGTGAAGAGATAAACAGTGAAATTGGTAATGCCGTAACGGCCCTGCAGTCCGCCGATCGGGTGTCGCAGTTTGCACAGCAGATAACCCATTATTCGCAGAAAATGGTGGAAGTCTTTTCGGTTCTTACGGAATCGAAAGGTAGTAGCAAGGATCTCGAGAACGTATTTGTCGATATTCGTCAGCGTATCGACGAGTTACAGTTAAATACAGACCCCCGTGGATTGACGCGAGAAAAATCTACTGGAGACATTGAGCTATATTGA
- a CDS encoding GPW/gp25 family protein, whose protein sequence is MALQDDIIGRGWSFPPEFDGTSHGIKMTTGHEDINNSLHIIFNTALGERVMQPKFGCSLHSMVFDSLNTGNLAYIRNMLETAILYHEPRIDAEPITFDTTSELGTLRIQIEYTVRGTNSRYNFVHPFYLNEGSGI, encoded by the coding sequence ATGGCACTACAGGATGATATTATCGGCCGAGGCTGGAGCTTTCCACCGGAGTTCGACGGTACAAGCCATGGTATAAAAATGACTACCGGGCATGAAGATATTAATAATAGCCTGCATATTATTTTTAATACGGCGCTCGGGGAGCGAGTTATGCAACCCAAATTCGGGTGCAGCTTGCACAGCATGGTGTTCGATTCATTAAATACCGGTAACCTTGCGTATATTCGCAACATGCTCGAAACCGCTATTCTTTATCACGAACCCAGAATAGATGCCGAACCAATAACGTTTGATACCACCTCTGAGTTGGGTACGTTGCGTATACAGATTGAATACACCGTTCGTGGCACCAACTCACGCTATAACTTTGTGCACCCGTTTTACCTTAATGAGGGGAGCGGAATATGA
- a CDS encoding CIS tube protein, which yields MSTGLLDKLKIIPFLDAESVQGGLPSGPPFFAQFNPETLSIKNEIKLNTEQTAQGANGAEAKQVKVEPQEFNFDFLLDGTGASGVSLDVFASIELFKLTTGFTGETHRNRFLVLQWGLFVTTCVLKSYTINYKLFRADGTPLRAVISATFLEHKSLELQDLISNLMSPDVTHVHNVTESEHLGKLSFDIYKRSQYYLQVAAVNGLDTVRKIDAGTQLKFPPLREGNV from the coding sequence ATGTCGACAGGTCTACTCGATAAATTAAAGATCATTCCTTTTTTGGATGCAGAAAGTGTGCAAGGTGGATTACCCTCCGGCCCGCCTTTTTTCGCGCAGTTTAACCCCGAAACGTTGAGTATAAAAAACGAAATTAAGCTGAACACCGAGCAAACGGCTCAGGGCGCAAACGGTGCCGAAGCCAAGCAGGTTAAGGTTGAGCCGCAGGAGTTTAACTTTGATTTTTTGCTGGATGGAACGGGTGCTTCAGGGGTGTCGCTGGATGTGTTTGCGTCAATAGAGCTTTTTAAGCTTACTACCGGATTTACCGGTGAGACCCATCGAAACCGATTTTTAGTTTTACAGTGGGGGCTATTTGTTACCACCTGTGTTTTAAAAAGTTACACCATCAACTATAAGTTATTTCGGGCAGACGGCACGCCACTGCGGGCTGTTATCTCAGCAACGTTTCTTGAACATAAATCCCTGGAGTTGCAGGACCTCATCAGTAATTTGATGTCGCCGGATGTTACTCACGTGCATAACGTTACCGAATCAGAGCACCTAGGAAAGCTGAGTTTTGATATTTATAAGCGTAGCCAGTACTACCTGCAGGTGGCAGCTGTTAATGGCTTGGATACGGTTAGAAAAATTGATGCTGGTACACAGTTAAAATTTCCTCCACTCCGGGAGGGGAACGTGTGA
- a CDS encoding STAS domain-containing protein: protein MAITVGKTDSGDTRLSLGERFDFGMVDQFRKCYEDLDEMKSKSLVIDFANTRYMDSSALGMLINARSFFSDSKVKIKIINTNDQIKKIFSISRFDTKFDIS, encoded by the coding sequence ATGGCAATTACTGTTGGTAAAACGGATAGTGGTGATACACGTCTTTCTCTGGGTGAGAGGTTCGATTTTGGTATGGTCGATCAATTCCGAAAATGCTATGAAGATTTGGATGAGATGAAAAGTAAATCGTTGGTAATTGATTTTGCGAATACGCGTTACATGGACAGTTCTGCGTTGGGTATGTTAATTAACGCTAGAAGTTTTTTCTCTGATTCCAAGGTGAAAATTAAAATCATCAATACCAATGATCAGATAAAAAAAATATTTTCAATTTCCCGATTTGATACGAAATTCGATATCTCTTAA
- a CDS encoding PP2C family protein-serine/threonine phosphatase, whose translation MKILVVDDHSYNRELLSFILEDEGHACVEAENGRLACLAVEQDSEINLVLMDINMPEMDGIEATIQIKNDIGERFLPVIFVTALDDSEVVTRCLDAGGDDFVPKPVNENVLLAKINAHARSQSLYNGLQEANNRLIYHQKLMDREHAIVEHIFARGNARSKTTCDNLNIFTSPASMFDGDVTLSGAAPNGGVYLIVGDFTGHGLAAAMGSLPVIEVFFNLIERQASVSQIALELNTLLFELLPNNMFCCATIAHVEHSGTSFTIWSGGMNDILCLGADGKALTRFESMHMPLGILSPAEFDDSPRMIKIEPGEKVYVYTDGVNEAANPAGEEFGNERLEEILLAGGSDVVSAITQAVNEFHEGIGQSDDMSIVQLTGGPLIHRSREVGEIVDVAADYHRAQSFPWEFSVLLEGDDLRSTSVVNQLMGFVSSINGIELHQDKIFTIVSELFSNALEHGVLELASSMKHTADGFEEYYQEREKRLATLSAGQFIRINLNYLCGEPNQIKLAISDSGNGFDYSNSMRKASLNDDLYGRGLSLLSSLCSTLEYSNGGSTAIAVYDLCREPFTHMEGI comes from the coding sequence ATGAAAATACTGGTCGTCGATGATCATTCCTATAATCGAGAACTTTTGTCTTTTATTCTTGAAGACGAAGGCCATGCTTGTGTGGAAGCAGAAAACGGTCGTTTGGCTTGCCTAGCTGTTGAGCAAGATTCGGAAATCAATTTAGTATTGATGGATATTAATATGCCAGAGATGGATGGCATAGAGGCAACAATACAAATAAAAAATGACATAGGTGAAAGGTTTTTACCCGTTATATTTGTAACCGCACTGGATGATAGCGAAGTTGTAACCCGATGCCTTGATGCCGGTGGGGATGATTTTGTTCCCAAGCCGGTAAACGAAAATGTGCTGTTGGCAAAAATTAATGCTCACGCGCGCTCGCAGAGCCTTTATAATGGGCTGCAAGAGGCTAACAATCGACTCATTTATCATCAAAAACTGATGGACCGTGAACACGCCATCGTCGAGCACATATTTGCGCGCGGAAATGCTCGCAGCAAGACAACTTGCGATAACCTCAATATTTTCACTTCACCGGCTTCCATGTTTGATGGTGATGTAACCCTCTCAGGTGCAGCGCCCAACGGTGGGGTGTATCTGATTGTGGGTGATTTTACCGGCCATGGTTTGGCCGCGGCGATGGGGTCTTTGCCGGTTATCGAAGTGTTTTTTAATTTGATCGAAAGGCAAGCTAGTGTGTCTCAAATTGCACTTGAGTTGAATACTCTGCTCTTTGAACTATTGCCGAATAATATGTTTTGTTGTGCAACTATTGCTCATGTCGAACACAGTGGTACGAGTTTTACCATTTGGTCGGGTGGAATGAACGATATTCTGTGTTTGGGCGCGGATGGTAAAGCGCTCACTCGATTTGAATCCATGCATATGCCGCTTGGGATACTCAGCCCTGCTGAGTTTGATGATAGCCCACGGATGATAAAAATTGAGCCTGGTGAAAAAGTGTATGTTTACACCGACGGAGTAAACGAAGCGGCAAACCCGGCGGGTGAAGAGTTTGGTAATGAACGGCTTGAGGAAATCCTCCTTGCCGGCGGTAGTGATGTTGTTAGCGCAATTACGCAGGCGGTCAATGAATTTCATGAGGGTATTGGTCAGTCGGATGACATGTCAATTGTGCAGCTTACCGGAGGGCCGCTAATTCATCGGTCACGAGAAGTTGGCGAAATAGTTGATGTGGCTGCTGACTACCACCGAGCCCAATCTTTTCCTTGGGAGTTTTCGGTACTTCTGGAGGGGGACGACCTTCGCAGTACCTCGGTGGTGAATCAGCTGATGGGTTTTGTGTCCAGTATTAATGGTATTGAACTCCATCAGGATAAAATATTTACTATTGTCAGTGAGTTATTTAGTAACGCTCTAGAGCACGGCGTGTTAGAGCTTGCATCCAGTATGAAACATACGGCGGATGGTTTTGAAGAGTACTACCAAGAGCGAGAGAAGCGCTTGGCGACATTGTCTGCCGGGCAGTTTATTCGCATTAATTTGAATTATTTGTGTGGCGAACCCAATCAGATCAAGCTGGCAATCAGTGATTCTGGTAACGGTTTCGACTACAGTAATTCGATGCGTAAGGCTTCGCTAAATGATGACCTGTACGGCCGTGGGTTAAGCCTGCTGTCTAGCCTGTGCTCCACTTTGGAATACAGTAATGGCGGTAGCACCGCTATAGCGGTATATGATCTTTGTCGAGAACCCTTTACTCATATGGAAGGCATCTAG
- a CDS encoding DUF4255 domain-containing protein, protein MIGDAIAYIRREVRDYLGVTDTEVSSGPLHDLSGRDLNPGVRIALVNVGAEPTLRNTSHVKRSLSGQNQYLEPPVFVNCHLMFAFDFSSYQSNLIRLSDTIEFFQQKPFFEPENARVENPFPAGLGRLVFDMCSMDFEQLNHLWGILGGAYIPSVLYKVRLIRLQAGTAIDGPEVTSIQVSTGFKAQ, encoded by the coding sequence GTGATAGGCGACGCGATAGCGTATATTCGACGGGAAGTTCGAGACTACTTGGGTGTTACAGACACCGAGGTATCAAGTGGACCTCTACACGATTTGTCCGGTCGGGATCTTAATCCTGGCGTAAGGATTGCGTTGGTGAACGTTGGGGCAGAGCCCACTCTCCGAAATACTTCACATGTAAAACGAAGCTTATCGGGGCAAAACCAGTATCTGGAGCCTCCGGTATTTGTAAATTGTCATCTAATGTTTGCCTTCGATTTTTCTTCATACCAATCTAATCTTATTCGTCTTTCAGACACTATCGAGTTTTTCCAACAAAAACCCTTCTTTGAGCCTGAAAATGCACGGGTTGAAAATCCGTTCCCTGCAGGGTTAGGCCGACTAGTTTTTGATATGTGTTCGATGGATTTCGAGCAACTAAATCATCTCTGGGGCATATTGGGAGGCGCCTATATCCCTTCTGTACTTTATAAAGTACGGTTAATTAGGCTTCAAGCAGGCACCGCTATTGACGGTCCTGAAGTTACCAGTATTCAGGTGTCAACGGGGTTCAAAGCACAATGA
- the vgrG gene encoding type VI secretion system tip protein VgrG has translation MNAIVRPGGSDLTTYTLKANGQVLTGDFKLEYLDVRRMANRIATAEIAFIDGSASSQDFALSATDEMRPGTEIEIALGYRSNENVVFTGVLVCQQIKVARAGQSRLILRCRDAAYKLAMGAHSGHYSAISDSDLINLLASNQQIVADVENTSVTHTDIVQLRQTDWDLIVQRAERNGLYVNTENGQLQIKSFEPSEPVIVLAYGQNILDLDLHLDGEHQFSATSAQSWAMAEQSNSTQDGSASLPQPGDISATELAQSVGREQLQLSVDGNVNPQALQAWANAAVERQQLSKTIGTVTFQGDSSVGVGDWVQLQGLGARFNGLAFVGGVSHSCSRGNWLTTIQVGIKPQWHMEQVQGSAGGNTAWEQQAQGVHIGKVVALANDPDGEERIQVKIPILGEDHSGVWSRLVCQDAGDQRGSVFRPEIDDEVVLTFADGDASQPIVLGGLYSSARPAPIAADNDDNNEKGWITRSGMRLVFNDDVVSLTMETPGGNAIVISEDDGSIVIKDQNDNSCTLNSDGIALQSSANVTIEAAQDVSIKGTNVAIESSANLDLKAGANASLEGGAVTKVNGSLVQIN, from the coding sequence GTGAATGCAATAGTACGCCCGGGCGGAAGTGATTTAACAACCTACACGCTAAAAGCTAACGGACAGGTTCTTACGGGTGACTTTAAACTCGAGTATTTGGATGTTCGTCGCATGGCCAACCGTATTGCTACGGCAGAGATTGCTTTTATAGATGGTTCAGCATCGAGTCAGGACTTCGCCTTGAGTGCGACAGATGAAATGCGACCGGGAACTGAAATTGAAATTGCGCTGGGCTATAGATCAAATGAAAATGTTGTTTTTACGGGTGTGTTGGTTTGCCAACAAATTAAAGTGGCCCGAGCTGGCCAGTCTCGCTTAATTCTGCGTTGCCGCGACGCTGCCTACAAATTAGCTATGGGTGCACACTCTGGTCATTACAGCGCTATTTCCGATAGCGACCTCATTAATTTACTTGCCAGTAACCAGCAGATAGTTGCTGATGTTGAAAATACATCGGTCACCCACACCGATATTGTTCAATTAAGACAAACGGATTGGGATTTGATTGTTCAGCGAGCCGAACGTAATGGCTTGTATGTGAATACTGAGAACGGCCAGTTGCAGATAAAAAGTTTTGAACCGAGCGAGCCTGTGATCGTATTGGCTTACGGTCAAAATATTCTAGATTTGGATTTACACCTTGACGGTGAACACCAATTTTCGGCGACTAGTGCGCAATCGTGGGCAATGGCCGAGCAGTCTAATAGCACTCAGGATGGATCTGCTAGTTTACCGCAACCGGGCGATATTTCCGCTACCGAATTGGCCCAGTCTGTTGGGCGTGAACAATTACAGTTGAGCGTAGATGGAAATGTAAACCCCCAAGCATTGCAGGCATGGGCAAATGCCGCAGTAGAGCGACAGCAGCTTTCAAAAACTATAGGTACCGTTACCTTCCAAGGTGATTCGTCTGTTGGCGTAGGTGACTGGGTGCAACTGCAAGGCTTGGGTGCGCGCTTTAATGGTTTGGCGTTTGTTGGTGGGGTGTCCCACAGTTGCTCACGCGGTAATTGGCTCACCACAATACAAGTGGGTATAAAACCCCAATGGCATATGGAGCAGGTGCAAGGTTCCGCGGGTGGTAATACTGCTTGGGAACAGCAAGCTCAGGGCGTCCACATTGGTAAGGTGGTTGCGCTAGCCAACGATCCAGACGGTGAGGAACGTATACAGGTCAAAATACCTATTCTTGGTGAAGACCATTCTGGCGTATGGTCGCGGCTTGTATGCCAAGATGCTGGCGATCAAAGGGGTAGTGTATTTCGCCCGGAAATTGATGACGAAGTAGTCCTTACTTTTGCCGATGGCGATGCGTCTCAGCCTATTGTGTTGGGTGGTTTATACAGCAGCGCACGGCCTGCACCTATAGCGGCGGATAACGACGACAATAACGAAAAAGGCTGGATAACTCGCTCAGGTATGCGTTTGGTTTTTAACGACGATGTCGTAAGTCTTACCATGGAAACCCCTGGAGGTAATGCCATCGTGATCAGTGAAGATGACGGCAGTATTGTTATTAAAGATCAGAACGACAATAGCTGCACGTTGAATAGTGATGGTATTGCTTTGCAGTCCTCTGCCAATGTCACTATTGAAGCGGCGCAAGATGTGAGTATTAAGGGTACAAATGTGGCCATAGAATCTAGCGCAAACTTAGATTTAAAAGCAGGCGCCAATGCCTCGCTCGAAGGTGGTGCTGTAACCAAAGTGAATGGCTCACTAGTTCAAATTAATTAA
- a CDS encoding phage tail protein: MANYPLPKFHFKVDWGGQSISFSEVSGLDVETEVIEYRHGASSEYSKLKMPGLQKFSNITLKRGVFRGDNEYFEWYNTVKLNTIERRDVMVSLLNEEHEPVMVWKIKNAWPTKIQSTDLKSDGNEVAIESVELVHEGLSIQNE, translated from the coding sequence ATGGCGAATTATCCATTGCCCAAATTCCACTTTAAAGTGGACTGGGGCGGTCAATCTATTTCGTTTTCAGAAGTCAGTGGTCTGGATGTGGAAACAGAGGTTATTGAATACCGTCACGGTGCCAGTAGCGAGTACAGCAAATTAAAAATGCCTGGGCTGCAAAAATTCTCCAATATAACGTTGAAGCGCGGGGTTTTTCGTGGCGATAACGAATATTTTGAGTGGTACAACACTGTGAAACTCAATACCATCGAACGGCGTGATGTAATGGTCAGCTTGTTGAACGAAGAGCATGAGCCGGTAATGGTATGGAAAATAAAAAATGCCTGGCCCACCAAAATTCAGTCAACGGATTTAAAATCTGATGGTAATGAAGTGGCTATTGAATCTGTAGAATTGGTACACGAAGGTTTGTCGATTCAAAACGAGTAA
- a CDS encoding DUF5908 family protein, with translation MPIVIHELVVTAEVEQRISTEAQRQGGERSAFDREELVRECAEQVMKQLQRERER, from the coding sequence ATGCCGATCGTTATTCATGAGCTAGTTGTAACAGCCGAAGTGGAGCAGCGAATCAGTACCGAGGCGCAACGGCAGGGGGGCGAGCGTAGCGCTTTCGACAGAGAAGAATTGGTCAGAGAGTGTGCTGAGCAAGTAATGAAGCAATTACAGCGTGAGAGGGAGCGATAA
- a CDS encoding PAAR domain-containing protein has translation MPPAARVNDMHVCPMTSPGPVPHVGGPILPAGEPTVLIAGMPAARVGDSALCSGPTDSIVAGSSTVLIGGMPAARMGDSTAHGGTIVVGEPTVLIGG, from the coding sequence ATGCCTCCCGCTGCACGAGTGAACGATATGCATGTATGCCCAATGACGAGCCCTGGGCCGGTGCCCCACGTTGGCGGCCCCATTCTTCCCGCTGGGGAGCCGACAGTACTTATTGCGGGCATGCCCGCAGCCCGTGTTGGCGATAGTGCTTTGTGCTCTGGCCCAACGGATTCCATTGTTGCGGGTTCGTCAACGGTGTTAATTGGTGGAATGCCTGCAGCGCGAATGGGAGATTCAACCGCCCATGGCGGCACTATTGTTGTCGGAGAACCAACGGTACTCATTGGAGGCTAG
- a CDS encoding tryptophan--tRNA ligase, whose protein sequence is MSVNRILTGITTTGTPHLGNYVGAIRPAIQACQAGGSESYYFLADLHAIIKCHQPELIRQSAKEVAATWLALGLDTDKAVFYRQSDVPEITELSWILSCMAAKGLMNRAHAYKASVAANLEEGADPDFGVTMGLYSYPVLMAADILMFNANRVPVGKDQIQHVEMARDIAGRFNHHFGEVFKLPEAVIDDSVAVLQGLDGRKMSKSYNNTIPMFLPEKQLRKHINKIKTNLLEPGEPKDPDTSTVFQIWQAFADGEQTVWMRKQFEDGIAWGEAKKQLFELINDELGGARDKYNELLADSSVIETVLQAGAEKARAVSGPLLSKVRDAIGIGAM, encoded by the coding sequence ATGTCTGTGAATCGAATTCTTACCGGTATTACCACAACCGGTACGCCCCATTTGGGCAACTATGTGGGCGCTATTCGCCCGGCAATACAAGCCTGCCAAGCCGGTGGTTCCGAGTCCTACTATTTTCTCGCGGATCTCCACGCCATCATTAAATGTCACCAGCCCGAACTTATTCGCCAGTCGGCGAAAGAGGTGGCAGCCACTTGGCTGGCGTTGGGTTTGGACACGGATAAAGCGGTGTTTTATCGTCAGTCGGATGTGCCCGAAATTACCGAACTTAGCTGGATACTGAGCTGCATGGCGGCGAAGGGCTTAATGAATAGGGCACATGCTTACAAAGCCTCTGTGGCAGCAAACCTTGAAGAGGGGGCCGACCCAGATTTCGGTGTAACCATGGGTCTCTATAGTTATCCGGTATTGATGGCAGCAGACATCTTAATGTTCAACGCCAACAGGGTACCTGTTGGTAAAGACCAAATTCAGCACGTGGAAATGGCTAGAGATATTGCAGGCCGCTTCAATCATCATTTTGGCGAGGTATTTAAACTACCTGAAGCTGTTATTGACGATTCGGTGGCTGTGCTGCAGGGCCTGGATGGCCGTAAAATGAGTAAAAGCTACAACAACACGATTCCCATGTTTCTGCCAGAAAAGCAGCTGCGTAAACACATCAATAAAATCAAAACCAATCTGCTGGAGCCGGGTGAGCCGAAGGATCCGGATACTTCTACGGTTTTCCAAATTTGGCAGGCCTTTGCCGACGGAGAGCAAACGGTTTGGATGCGCAAGCAGTTTGAAGACGGTATTGCTTGGGGCGAAGCCAAAAAACAATTGTTTGAGCTAATAAACGACGAGTTGGGCGGTGCTCGGGACAAATACAACGAGCTACTAGCCGACTCCTCCGTTATCGAGACGGTGTTACAGGCGGGAGCTGAAAAAGCCAGAGCAGTCAGTGGCCCGCTACTTAGTAAAGTTCGCGATGCCATTGGTATTGGTGCTATGTAA
- a CDS encoding phage tail sheath family protein — MALYKTPGVYIEEIAKFPPAIAAVETAIPAFIGFTQNAGSLTNIPTRITSLLEYEQHFGSVPNQAFSVAVTQRQLASSGKIIGTSVAFNGTPPRIPDYLLYYSMQMFFANGGGACYIVSVGDTSSTAYASSLFTAAIAKLEEYDEPTLYVFPDACSHRASHVALDGDVSDIVNAALTSCAKLQDRFTIADVRNAIVGGTDTNAEVNSAFRSATLSDKDIVKYGAAYFPYLDTNINFITTDASIQIATHTVVSIADDGSETSGAGVIVADTAINDPSIINGQTEVYNAVKSFIRVNAKVTLPPSGAVAGIYARVDGSRGVWKAPANVGVAMAAKPAVTVTNDLNDDLNVDATSGKSVNAIRSFAGKGILVWGARTLAGNDNEWRYVPVRRFFNFVEESVKKATSAFVFEPNDANTWAKVRTMIENFLVLQWRDGALAGAKPEDAFYVRVGLNQTMSADDILNGYMIVEIGMAAVRPAEFIVLQFSHKMQES; from the coding sequence ATGGCTCTTTATAAGACCCCGGGGGTTTATATTGAAGAGATTGCCAAGTTTCCGCCGGCCATTGCTGCCGTGGAAACAGCTATCCCGGCTTTTATCGGATTTACCCAAAACGCCGGCTCTCTAACCAATATTCCTACCCGCATTACATCGCTGCTTGAATATGAACAGCATTTTGGCTCCGTGCCCAATCAAGCATTTAGTGTTGCGGTTACGCAACGACAGTTAGCCTCGTCGGGCAAAATTATTGGCACCAGTGTGGCCTTTAACGGTACGCCACCGAGAATTCCTGATTATTTGCTTTATTACAGCATGCAAATGTTTTTCGCTAACGGAGGCGGTGCTTGTTATATCGTCTCTGTTGGTGATACCAGTTCAACGGCCTATGCTTCTAGCCTCTTTACGGCGGCCATAGCCAAGCTCGAAGAGTACGATGAGCCGACTCTTTACGTGTTTCCTGATGCTTGCTCCCATCGAGCCTCTCATGTGGCGTTGGATGGTGATGTAAGTGACATTGTAAACGCGGCGTTAACGAGTTGCGCCAAATTACAGGACCGTTTCACCATAGCGGATGTACGTAACGCAATTGTCGGTGGTACAGATACAAATGCCGAAGTTAATTCAGCATTCAGAAGTGCAACGCTCTCAGATAAAGATATTGTGAAATATGGTGCGGCTTATTTCCCCTATTTGGATACCAATATCAATTTTATAACCACCGATGCGAGCATTCAAATTGCTACGCATACCGTTGTTAGTATTGCGGATGATGGCTCTGAAACGTCTGGTGCGGGTGTAATCGTTGCGGATACTGCGATCAATGATCCATCGATAATTAACGGCCAAACGGAAGTGTATAACGCTGTTAAATCGTTTATCCGGGTTAACGCGAAAGTCACGCTACCACCTTCCGGTGCAGTAGCCGGTATTTACGCACGGGTGGATGGAAGTCGTGGAGTTTGGAAAGCCCCCGCCAATGTTGGTGTTGCCATGGCCGCTAAACCGGCTGTAACCGTGACGAATGACCTCAACGATGACCTGAACGTGGATGCTACTTCGGGTAAATCGGTAAATGCGATACGCTCTTTTGCCGGTAAGGGCATACTTGTATGGGGCGCACGAACACTTGCCGGTAATGATAATGAATGGCGTTATGTACCTGTAAGACGCTTTTTTAATTTTGTAGAAGAGTCCGTTAAAAAGGCCACCTCGGCATTTGTATTCGAACCCAACGATGCAAACACTTGGGCAAAAGTTCGCACAATGATCGAGAATTTTCTGGTTTTACAATGGCGAGACGGAGCCTTGGCTGGGGCAAAGCCTGAAGATGCTTTTTACGTTCGGGTGGGGCTTAACCAAACTATGTCGGCGGACGATATTCTTAATGGATACATGATAGTTGAAATTGGTATGGCTGCTGTTCGTCCCGCTGAGTTTATCGTATTGCAGTTCTCACACAAAATGCAGGAATCCTAA